One genomic segment of Kribbella jejuensis includes these proteins:
- a CDS encoding peptide ABC transporter substrate-binding protein: MALGLALVLASCGDGKSSSGGGSGGKSEIIAIAADPLDYINPLNDNGTAGIGVSMAIFAPLVTTDPDTGKLQNVMADSVTPDKNSQTWTIKLKAGNTFQNGQPLTAKDYVDSWNMTAEGSNGWKNNGFFSKVEGYDALNPPTPDGATPKPTAVKTMSGLKLIDNLTFSVKLKVPFSQFGLTLQYLGLAPLPEEVRKNPDAYKRKPIGNGPYKLDGAWNAGDDLKLAKWDGYKGPQIPEADHITYRFIPNADTAYNEFLAGNVDFTDVPSTKVKSFKTDAPDQWVTSVSSGANYLVIPAWDARFKNPKLRYAISEAIDRKAFADLVGLAEPAKGLVAPDMQGYRADACKTCDFDAGKAKQLLQEAGGFPGVLNINYNTTSATGQIFAEAIGNMLRQNLGLKVKYTGKQGSEITELADSHKLDGLRFSGWGHDYPSIEDYLTPMFKSNGDANFAHYSNPALDAVLAKGDAEPDPDKAIKLYQQAEDIALTDMPLIPLYTKSNAYLHSDKIQPRVSKYTGVSAIWSTFK; encoded by the coding sequence GTGGCACTCGGCTTGGCGCTGGTGCTCGCCTCCTGTGGGGATGGCAAGAGCAGCAGTGGAGGCGGCTCCGGGGGCAAGAGCGAGATCATCGCGATCGCTGCCGACCCGCTGGACTACATCAACCCGCTGAACGACAACGGCACCGCGGGGATCGGCGTCTCGATGGCGATCTTCGCGCCGCTGGTGACCACCGACCCGGACACCGGCAAGCTGCAGAACGTGATGGCTGACTCGGTCACGCCGGACAAGAACAGCCAGACCTGGACGATCAAGCTGAAGGCCGGCAACACCTTCCAGAACGGGCAGCCGCTGACCGCGAAGGACTACGTGGACAGCTGGAACATGACCGCGGAGGGCTCGAACGGCTGGAAGAACAACGGCTTCTTCTCCAAGGTCGAGGGGTACGACGCGCTGAACCCGCCGACCCCGGACGGCGCCACGCCGAAGCCGACCGCGGTGAAGACGATGAGCGGCCTGAAGCTGATCGACAACCTGACGTTCTCGGTCAAGCTCAAGGTCCCGTTCTCGCAGTTCGGGCTCACCCTGCAGTACCTGGGCCTCGCGCCGCTGCCCGAAGAGGTGCGCAAGAACCCGGACGCGTACAAGCGCAAGCCGATCGGCAACGGCCCGTACAAGCTGGACGGTGCCTGGAACGCCGGTGATGACCTCAAGCTGGCAAAGTGGGACGGCTACAAGGGCCCGCAGATCCCGGAGGCCGACCACATCACGTACCGGTTCATCCCGAACGCGGACACGGCGTACAACGAGTTCCTGGCCGGCAACGTGGACTTCACCGACGTCCCGTCGACCAAGGTGAAGAGCTTCAAGACCGACGCGCCCGACCAGTGGGTGACCAGCGTCAGTTCCGGCGCGAACTACCTGGTGATCCCGGCCTGGGACGCCCGGTTCAAGAACCCGAAGCTGCGGTACGCGATCTCCGAGGCGATCGACCGCAAGGCGTTCGCCGACCTGGTCGGGCTGGCCGAGCCGGCCAAGGGCCTGGTCGCGCCGGACATGCAGGGGTACCGCGCCGACGCCTGCAAGACCTGTGACTTCGACGCGGGCAAGGCCAAGCAGCTGCTCCAGGAGGCCGGGGGCTTCCCCGGGGTGCTGAACATCAACTACAACACCACCTCCGCGACCGGGCAGATCTTCGCCGAGGCGATCGGCAACATGCTCCGGCAGAACCTCGGGCTGAAGGTGAAGTACACCGGCAAGCAGGGATCGGAGATCACTGAGCTCGCCGACTCGCACAAGCTGGACGGGCTGCGGTTCAGCGGCTGGGGTCACGACTACCCGTCGATCGAGGACTACCTGACGCCGATGTTCAAGTCCAACGGCGACGCGAACTTCGCGCACTACTCGAACCCGGCGCTGGACGCCGTGCTGGCCAAGGGCGACGCCGAGCCGGACCCGGACAAGGCGATCAAGCTGTACCAGCAGGCCGAGGACATCGCGCTCACGGACATGCCGCTGATCCCGCTGTACACCAAGTCGAACGCGTATCTGCACTCGGACAAGATCCAGCCACGCGTCTCGAAGTACACCGGCGTCTCGGCAATCTGGTCGACGTTCAAGTGA
- a CDS encoding LysR family transcriptional regulator, producing the protein MELQQLRYVLAVAETNSFTRAADRCLVVQSALSHQIAKLERELGVRLFDRTSRRVALTTAGTAFLPAARQCLDAAERAAAEASAAVGLVRGRLAVGLIPTVAAVDIPAALRDFRRDYPDVRISMRVGASEKLADQVKEGLLDVAFLGLPTSIQPRGVEARELARDRLVAVVPPDHPLAGKPSVTLKRLASEPFADLPPRTAGRLQSDQAFEAAGLVRDVAFEVSTAELMARLVSERLAVALFASTYAPQLPGVATVEIKDAPGRVEYVVWSATGRSPAAAAFLALLGLTD; encoded by the coding sequence ATGGAACTCCAGCAACTCCGGTACGTCCTCGCGGTCGCCGAGACGAACAGCTTCACCCGCGCCGCCGACCGCTGTCTCGTGGTCCAGTCGGCGCTCAGCCACCAGATCGCGAAACTGGAACGCGAACTCGGCGTCCGCCTCTTCGACCGCACCAGCCGGCGCGTCGCGCTGACAACGGCCGGTACGGCGTTCCTCCCGGCCGCACGGCAGTGCCTGGACGCGGCCGAGCGCGCCGCAGCGGAAGCATCCGCGGCGGTCGGTCTGGTCCGCGGCCGGCTCGCCGTCGGCCTGATCCCGACGGTGGCAGCCGTCGACATCCCCGCCGCGCTGCGGGACTTCCGGCGCGACTACCCCGACGTACGGATCTCGATGCGCGTCGGCGCCAGCGAGAAACTCGCCGACCAGGTCAAGGAAGGCCTCCTCGACGTGGCGTTCCTCGGCCTGCCCACCAGCATTCAGCCGCGCGGCGTCGAAGCCCGTGAACTCGCCCGCGACCGCCTGGTCGCGGTCGTACCACCCGACCACCCGCTGGCCGGCAAACCGTCGGTCACCCTGAAGCGGCTGGCGAGCGAACCGTTCGCGGACCTACCGCCCCGCACAGCCGGACGCCTGCAGAGCGACCAGGCCTTCGAAGCGGCGGGGCTCGTCCGCGACGTCGCGTTCGAGGTCAGCACGGCCGAACTCATGGCCCGGCTGGTCAGCGAGAGACTTGCCGTCGCGCTGTTCGCCTCGACCTACGCACCACAACTGCCCGGCGTCGCCACCGTGGAGATCAAGGACGCGCCTGGCCGGGTCGAATACGTCGTCTGGAGCGCAACGGGCCGCTCCCCCGCGGCGGCCGCGTTCCTGGCGTTGCTCGGCCTCACAGACTGA
- a CDS encoding TetR/AcrR family transcriptional regulator, translated as MARRAEQTQANRQRMREAALALFTTRGYSATSMQAIADEAGMAVQTLYFTFKTKRALLGELLDVAVAGDDEPIPNLERPQVRAALDNPDPVAQLHEQARLAREVYERVAPILQVISHAATADPEIHDLWETNNAQRAIVMERMTTALATKSALRDGLDVATATDITLALLSPELYHLLTARRGWPPTRWEQWTANALVTQLLPPG; from the coding sequence ATGGCACGACGTGCGGAACAGACCCAGGCCAACCGGCAGCGCATGCGAGAGGCAGCGCTAGCGCTGTTCACCACCCGCGGCTACTCCGCAACCTCGATGCAGGCCATCGCCGACGAAGCGGGCATGGCCGTCCAGACGCTGTACTTCACCTTCAAGACCAAACGCGCGCTACTGGGCGAGTTGCTGGACGTCGCGGTAGCCGGCGACGACGAACCGATCCCGAACCTCGAACGCCCTCAGGTCCGAGCCGCGCTCGATAACCCGGACCCCGTAGCCCAACTCCACGAACAGGCCCGCCTGGCCCGCGAGGTCTACGAACGCGTCGCCCCGATCCTCCAGGTCATCTCCCACGCCGCAACCGCCGACCCGGAAATCCACGACCTCTGGGAAACCAACAACGCCCAACGCGCCATCGTCATGGAACGAATGACCACCGCCCTCGCCACCAAATCCGCCCTCCGCGATGGCCTGGACGTAGCCACAGCAACCGACATCACCCTCGCCCTCCTGAGCCCAGAGCTCTACCACCTACTCACTGCTCGCCGCGGCTGGCCCCCGACCCGCTGGGAACAATGGACCGCCAACGCCCTCGTAACCCAACTCCTCCCACCGGGATAG
- a CDS encoding MFS transporter, producing MTTESLERTSTARSWLGVAAITASLFVFLTTELMPVGLLTPLSSSLDVPVGVAGLMVTLYGVSAGLGVPFIVAWSRRVNRRVLLSVLLSVLTVGNLVTSIAPNFPLMLATRLCMGFASGVFWAIGVSMAMRLVAPRDAGRAAATVMSGISVAAVVGIPLGIFLESRTDWRTTFLIWSGLSLLVLIAVVAAIPSLPSDNAVPVREVFALPGRNVRLRLVMVMVMLFVLGHFGAYTFVRPYLEGESSSSPAFITAILMAYGAAGAVGNFIGGRVVRWNVRSGFILGCTGVAVALLLLLVAGSSPVGQVLTLILWGMSFGVVQLSQVNLTQAAAPDTFEAAMSLNTMAYNTSIALGALFAGLFADHTGISSVLYFGIALTAASLVVTLVTGRRTA from the coding sequence GTGACTACTGAATCTCTCGAGCGCACGTCGACGGCGCGCTCCTGGCTGGGCGTCGCCGCGATCACCGCCAGCCTGTTCGTTTTCCTGACCACCGAGCTGATGCCGGTCGGCCTGCTCACCCCGCTGAGCAGCAGCCTGGACGTCCCGGTCGGCGTGGCCGGCCTGATGGTGACGCTGTACGGCGTCTCGGCCGGTCTCGGCGTACCGTTCATCGTCGCGTGGAGCCGGCGGGTCAACCGCCGCGTGCTGCTGTCGGTCCTGTTGTCGGTGCTGACCGTCGGGAACCTGGTGACCTCGATCGCGCCGAACTTCCCGCTGATGCTGGCGACCCGGCTGTGCATGGGGTTCGCGAGCGGGGTGTTCTGGGCGATCGGCGTCAGCATGGCGATGCGGCTGGTAGCGCCACGCGACGCGGGACGGGCGGCCGCGACCGTCATGTCCGGGATCTCGGTCGCCGCCGTGGTCGGTATCCCGCTCGGGATCTTCCTCGAGAGCCGGACCGACTGGCGGACGACGTTCCTGATCTGGTCAGGGTTGAGCCTGCTCGTGCTGATCGCGGTGGTTGCGGCGATTCCTTCGCTGCCGTCGGACAATGCGGTGCCGGTGCGTGAGGTGTTCGCGTTGCCGGGACGGAATGTGCGGCTCCGGCTCGTGATGGTGATGGTGATGCTGTTCGTGCTCGGGCACTTCGGCGCCTACACGTTCGTACGGCCTTATCTGGAAGGGGAATCGTCGTCGAGTCCGGCGTTCATCACCGCGATCCTGATGGCGTACGGTGCGGCCGGTGCCGTCGGCAACTTCATCGGCGGACGCGTGGTGCGGTGGAACGTTCGCTCCGGCTTCATCCTCGGTTGCACCGGTGTCGCTGTGGCTCTGCTGTTGTTGCTCGTCGCCGGCAGTTCCCCGGTCGGTCAGGTTCTCACGCTGATCCTGTGGGGCATGTCGTTCGGCGTGGTCCAGCTGTCCCAGGTGAACCTCACCCAAGCCGCCGCACCCGACACCTTCGAAGCGGCCATGTCCCTCAACACGATGGCCTACAACACCTCCATTGCCCTGGGCGCCCTCTTCGCCGGTCTGTTCGCCGACCACACCGGCATCAGCAGCGTCCTGTACTTCGGTATCGCGCTGACGGCTGCGTCGCTGGTGGTCACGCTGGTCACCGGGCGGCGGACAGCTTGA
- a CDS encoding M16 family metallopeptidase, which translates to MTRAITSTLLSPEEGGPVKRTVLPSGLRVLSQSVPGFRSVTFGLWVGVGSRDEPEQLAGATHFLEHLLFKGTERRDALEISAAIDAVGGEMNAFTGKEYTCYYARVLDTDLPLAVDVICDMITSATLTDTDVESERDVIDEEIAMHADETSDHIHDLFAEQLWGKSPLGRSITGTPESVAGLSRRQVVGWYRRRYKPSNIVVSVAGNVDHADVVRLVRKAFERHWVTAEAEPAAVRRGSSRRVPTYGGVRVHHRDVEQAHLVLGMPGLVRSDDRRYIAGVLHGIVGGGMSSRLFQEVREKRGLAYSVFTFGSAYADSGMVGVYAGCLPKKAPEVLDVIRGELEAIAQGNITPDELLRGKGQMRGSVVMGLEDTGAKMTRIAKAELVYGELPTVDEILHRIDSVTLDDVTQLAAELYAGTPALTVMGPFKEDTTAFSL; encoded by the coding sequence GTGACTCGAGCAATCACGAGTACCCTGCTGAGCCCGGAGGAGGGCGGTCCGGTCAAACGGACCGTCCTGCCCTCCGGGCTCCGGGTTCTCTCCCAGTCGGTACCGGGCTTCCGCTCGGTCACTTTCGGGCTCTGGGTCGGCGTGGGTTCCCGCGACGAGCCGGAGCAGCTGGCCGGTGCGACGCACTTCCTCGAACACCTGCTGTTCAAGGGCACTGAGCGTCGCGACGCGCTGGAGATCTCCGCCGCGATCGACGCGGTCGGCGGGGAGATGAACGCGTTCACCGGCAAGGAGTACACCTGCTACTACGCGCGGGTGCTCGACACCGACCTGCCGCTGGCGGTGGACGTGATCTGCGACATGATCACCTCCGCCACGCTCACCGACACCGACGTGGAGAGTGAGCGCGACGTCATCGACGAAGAGATCGCGATGCACGCCGACGAGACGTCGGACCACATCCACGACCTGTTCGCCGAACAGCTCTGGGGCAAGTCACCGCTCGGCCGCTCCATCACCGGTACGCCGGAATCGGTCGCCGGGCTGTCCCGCCGGCAGGTCGTCGGCTGGTACCGGCGCCGCTACAAGCCGTCGAACATCGTCGTCTCGGTGGCCGGCAACGTCGACCACGCCGACGTCGTACGGCTGGTGCGCAAGGCGTTCGAGCGGCACTGGGTGACGGCGGAGGCCGAGCCTGCCGCGGTCCGGCGTGGTTCGAGCCGGCGGGTTCCGACGTACGGCGGGGTGCGGGTGCATCACCGCGACGTCGAGCAAGCGCATCTCGTTCTCGGCATGCCCGGGCTGGTGCGCAGCGACGACCGCCGGTACATCGCCGGCGTCCTGCACGGGATCGTCGGCGGCGGGATGTCGTCGCGGTTGTTCCAGGAGGTGCGGGAGAAGCGCGGCCTGGCGTACTCGGTGTTCACGTTCGGTTCGGCGTACGCCGACTCCGGCATGGTCGGCGTCTACGCCGGATGCCTGCCGAAGAAGGCGCCCGAGGTCCTGGACGTGATCCGCGGCGAACTCGAAGCGATTGCCCAGGGCAACATCACCCCGGACGAACTGCTCCGCGGCAAGGGGCAGATGCGCGGGTCGGTGGTGATGGGCCTGGAGGACACCGGCGCGAAGATGACCCGGATCGCGAAGGCCGAGCTCGTGTACGGCGAACTACCGACCGTCGACGAGATCCTGCACCGGATCGACTCGGTCACGCTCGACGACGTGACCCAACTCGCCGCGGAGCTCTACGCGGGTACGCCCGCGCTCACCGTGATGGGCCCGTTCAAAGAGGACACCACGGCGTTCAGTCTGTGA
- a CDS encoding cytochrome P450, protein MNAAELLQDLLSPAGRADPFPLYAAAHRLGPLLPVADGIFLVVGYAAANEVLRNPAFEIPSQPSSQPSLELMQRSILRTNPPDHGRMRSLISQVFTPRRVAELRPAIAAAVDDLLGDLPAEVDFMDEFAFQLPVTVICELLGVPASDRHRFRPLAADLTTALELTGDSDAAADAAARELGAYFAHLIADPPPVGLIAALVAARERLSDEELLANLILLLVAGFETTTDLLGNGLQLLLRQPDLPTDAAFVEEVLRYDSPVQVTTRVARENGTIAGTPIPAGSDLVLLLGAANRDPERFPDPDRFDPGRPNNKPLSFGAGAHICLGNSLARLEATIAFDRLRRFTITANGEPTRRDRLVLRGYQTLPIKLSAAR, encoded by the coding sequence ATGAATGCCGCCGAACTCCTCCAGGACCTGCTCTCCCCCGCGGGCCGCGCCGACCCGTTCCCGCTGTACGCCGCCGCGCATCGTCTCGGCCCGCTGCTACCGGTTGCCGACGGCATCTTCCTGGTCGTCGGCTACGCCGCGGCGAACGAGGTACTCCGCAACCCCGCGTTCGAGATCCCGAGCCAGCCGTCGAGCCAACCGTCGCTGGAGTTGATGCAACGCTCGATCCTGCGGACGAATCCACCCGACCACGGCCGGATGCGCTCGCTGATCTCACAGGTCTTCACCCCGCGCCGGGTCGCCGAACTGCGACCGGCCATCGCGGCCGCGGTCGACGACTTGCTCGGCGACCTCCCGGCTGAGGTGGATTTCATGGACGAGTTCGCGTTCCAGCTGCCGGTGACGGTGATCTGCGAGCTGCTCGGCGTACCGGCCTCGGACCGGCACCGCTTCCGCCCGCTCGCCGCAGACCTGACGACGGCACTGGAACTCACCGGCGACTCGGACGCTGCCGCCGACGCGGCGGCCCGCGAGCTGGGGGCGTACTTCGCACACCTGATCGCGGATCCGCCACCCGTCGGCCTGATCGCCGCGCTGGTCGCCGCACGTGAACGCTTGTCGGACGAAGAATTGCTCGCCAACCTGATCCTGCTGCTCGTAGCCGGCTTCGAGACCACCACCGACCTGCTCGGCAACGGCCTCCAGCTCCTGCTCCGGCAACCGGACCTGCCGACGGATGCGGCCTTCGTCGAGGAGGTCCTGCGGTACGACTCCCCGGTGCAGGTCACCACCCGCGTCGCACGGGAGAACGGGACGATCGCGGGTACGCCGATCCCCGCCGGCAGCGATCTGGTCCTACTGCTCGGCGCCGCGAACCGCGACCCCGAACGCTTCCCGGACCCGGACCGATTCGATCCGGGGCGCCCGAACAACAAGCCGCTGAGCTTCGGTGCCGGCGCGCACATCTGCCTCGGCAACAGCCTCGCCCGGCTCGAGGCGACCATCGCCTTCGACCGCCTCCGCCGCTTCACCATCACCGCGAACGGCGAGCCGACGCGGCGCGATCGACTGGTACTGCGCGGCTACCAGACCCTGCCGATCAAGCTGTCCGCCGCCCGGTGA
- a CDS encoding ABC transporter ATP-binding protein, protein MKTARLLIGLGWEIGPGLFLVYTAVTMSSFVSPLLFALGLRPLVDGVIESDQHRMIAGGIEVAVALTVVLIAPIGYRWATVRMRERSSFVSERRILRLATNAPQVEHFERPEFLDRLQSLRRDAAGLGDSVTLPFIAPLVVAQLAVSTVLLANLRPVLALLPLIAIPALWLSRCAEQLRRRAELEAAPHRRLAEQLFTLSVSPAAAQEIHVASVSQELVAEHSRATKNANRITHTALFTSAVIGSIGWSLFPVAYAAALLLVLHDSAATAGDVALAIALAGAVIAAATRILDLAGSVLRIRTTAEHYFWLSEQAHREPGTEPVPHRLTHGIELRNVTFSYGDRPVLAGIDLHLEAGRTIAIVGENGAGKSTLVKLLTGMYRPQSGEILVDGVDLAALDLTQYRQKLSAGFQDFVRYQLTVREAVAVGGLTEPADRTTQAIAKAEATFVDTLPQGLDTQLGSDGVELSGGQWQKLAIARALVRPAPLLMILDEPSASLDPQTEAALFDRLATEARAGRADGRITVLISHRFSTVRSADLIVVLENGRVTEQGTHEELLDRGGTYAELYGLQAGGYS, encoded by the coding sequence GTGAAGACAGCCCGGCTACTGATCGGGCTCGGGTGGGAGATCGGCCCGGGCCTGTTCCTGGTGTATACCGCGGTCACGATGTCGAGCTTCGTCAGCCCGTTGCTGTTCGCGCTCGGGTTGCGGCCGCTCGTCGACGGAGTGATCGAGAGCGACCAGCACCGGATGATTGCCGGAGGCATCGAAGTCGCCGTCGCACTCACGGTGGTGCTGATCGCCCCGATCGGCTACCGCTGGGCAACGGTCCGGATGCGTGAACGCTCCAGCTTCGTCTCCGAACGCCGGATCCTCCGACTCGCCACCAACGCCCCACAGGTCGAGCACTTCGAGCGCCCCGAGTTCCTCGACCGCCTGCAATCGCTGCGCCGCGACGCCGCCGGACTCGGCGACAGCGTGACGCTCCCGTTCATCGCACCACTTGTCGTCGCGCAACTCGCCGTCAGCACAGTCCTGCTCGCCAACCTCAGACCTGTGCTCGCTCTCCTCCCGCTGATCGCGATCCCAGCGCTTTGGCTCAGCCGCTGCGCCGAACAGCTCCGTCGTCGTGCCGAGCTGGAAGCTGCTCCGCACCGCCGCCTGGCCGAGCAACTGTTCACGCTGTCGGTGTCGCCCGCGGCGGCGCAGGAAATCCACGTCGCGTCGGTCAGCCAAGAACTCGTTGCCGAGCACAGCCGAGCCACCAAGAACGCCAACCGCATCACCCACACAGCCCTCTTCACCTCGGCGGTCATCGGCTCGATCGGCTGGTCCCTGTTTCCGGTCGCGTACGCAGCCGCGCTCCTGCTCGTCCTCCATGACTCCGCTGCGACCGCGGGCGATGTCGCACTGGCGATCGCCCTGGCCGGCGCCGTCATCGCCGCGGCGACCAGGATCCTCGACCTCGCGGGTTCCGTACTGCGAATCCGCACGACCGCCGAGCACTACTTCTGGTTGTCCGAGCAAGCCCACCGCGAACCAGGAACCGAACCCGTACCCCACCGCCTCACCCACGGCATCGAACTGAGGAACGTCACCTTCTCCTACGGCGACCGCCCGGTCCTGGCGGGCATCGACCTGCACCTCGAAGCAGGCCGCACGATCGCGATCGTCGGCGAGAACGGCGCCGGCAAGTCCACGCTCGTCAAGCTGCTCACCGGCATGTACCGCCCGCAGTCCGGCGAGATCCTCGTCGACGGCGTGGACCTCGCCGCGCTGGACCTCACGCAGTACCGGCAGAAGCTGAGTGCCGGGTTCCAGGACTTCGTCCGGTACCAGCTGACGGTACGAGAAGCAGTAGCCGTCGGCGGTCTGACCGAGCCCGCCGACCGGACAACCCAGGCCATCGCGAAGGCTGAGGCAACCTTCGTCGACACGCTGCCCCAAGGCCTCGATACTCAGCTGGGCAGCGACGGTGTCGAGCTGTCCGGCGGTCAGTGGCAGAAGCTCGCGATCGCCCGCGCCCTGGTCCGGCCGGCACCGCTCCTGATGATCCTCGACGAGCCGAGCGCCTCGCTCGACCCGCAAACCGAGGCGGCCTTGTTCGACCGTCTCGCCACCGAGGCGCGAGCAGGCCGAGCCGACGGCCGGATCACGGTGCTGATCTCGCATCGGTTCTCGACGGTACGTTCCGCGGACCTGATCGTCGTCCTCGAGAACGGTCGCGTGACCGAGCAGGGTACGCACGAGGAGCTCCTCGATCGTGGCGGAACGTATGCGGAGCTCTACGGTCTGCAAGCGGGTGGGTATAGCTGA
- a CDS encoding ABC transporter ATP-binding protein, whose product MTGLRGFAGVAWRAGRGLSVLVVTTISLSAAAPVVLAVALGRVVAGLGSQRAVGWALLAAGCLLLQWLAGALQRAAAVALGERVDGLLRQELMRAVAGPEGVRRLEDAGTANLVEVGRETLRGDWARPGRLVSTVGGLATGRIVLVAAGVSLAGFHWWLGAGLLIAGVWAAYEDKVASRAEAGHHYGTTESARRMRYFNDLGTTPPAAKEIRLFGLPEYVVTRHGETWTATMRRVLHRPGRRPLLATVFLGVVVLGGITLVIHAALTHHLSAGVTATYVQMFMVALAGIQQSSWSGLQAELALATLHRYDDALKALITDRQQAGRGGRSAAGMPRREIAFRGVGFSYPGTEKQVLRGLDLVVPAGRAVAVVGANGAGKTSLVKLLCGLYEPTDGEILVDGVELKDLELWQRRLAVVFQGPVRLPMSASENVRFGRPAGSADAAAERAGAAGVIESLPQRWDTVLSAEFDGGVELSGGEWQRVALARAMYAVEHGASVLILDEPAAHLDARSEAELYRRFLDLTDGLTTIVISHRFSTVRQASTIVVLDEGRVIEQGSHDELLERDGTYAHMFRLQAARFGEPT is encoded by the coding sequence GTGACCGGGCTTCGGGGGTTCGCGGGGGTGGCTTGGCGGGCAGGTCGCGGGCTGTCGGTGTTGGTGGTCACGACGATTTCCTTGTCGGCGGCCGCGCCGGTCGTGCTGGCAGTGGCGCTCGGGCGGGTTGTTGCGGGATTGGGGAGTCAGCGCGCGGTTGGTTGGGCGTTGCTGGCTGCTGGATGTCTGCTGCTGCAGTGGTTGGCCGGGGCGTTGCAGCGTGCGGCCGCTGTGGCGCTGGGGGAGCGGGTCGACGGCCTGCTGCGGCAGGAGTTGATGCGGGCCGTGGCGGGGCCTGAGGGTGTGCGGCGGTTGGAGGATGCCGGCACGGCGAACCTCGTCGAGGTTGGGCGCGAGACGTTGCGGGGGGACTGGGCCCGGCCGGGGCGGTTGGTGTCGACCGTTGGAGGATTGGCTACCGGGCGGATCGTTCTGGTGGCGGCTGGGGTGAGTTTGGCTGGGTTCCACTGGTGGCTCGGCGCGGGTTTGCTGATCGCCGGCGTGTGGGCGGCGTACGAGGACAAGGTCGCGTCCCGTGCCGAGGCCGGACATCACTACGGGACCACCGAGTCCGCCCGCCGGATGCGGTACTTCAACGATCTCGGTACGACGCCACCTGCCGCGAAGGAGATCCGCTTGTTCGGGCTCCCGGAGTACGTCGTCACCCGCCACGGCGAGACGTGGACCGCGACCATGCGCCGCGTACTCCACCGCCCAGGGCGACGGCCGCTACTGGCCACGGTCTTCCTCGGCGTCGTCGTCCTGGGCGGTATCACCCTGGTGATCCACGCGGCCCTGACCCACCACCTCTCCGCCGGTGTCACCGCGACGTACGTCCAGATGTTCATGGTCGCCCTAGCAGGCATCCAGCAGTCGTCGTGGTCGGGTCTGCAGGCGGAGCTCGCGTTGGCAACCCTCCACCGGTACGACGACGCACTCAAGGCGCTCATCACCGACAGGCAGCAGGCGGGAAGAGGCGGTCGTTCCGCTGCTGGGATGCCTCGGCGGGAGATTGCCTTCCGTGGAGTGGGGTTTAGCTATCCGGGGACCGAGAAACAGGTCTTGCGGGGGCTTGACCTCGTGGTGCCGGCGGGGCGGGCGGTGGCGGTGGTGGGGGCCAATGGGGCGGGGAAGACGAGTCTCGTCAAGTTGCTGTGTGGGTTGTACGAGCCTACTGACGGGGAGATCCTGGTTGACGGCGTTGAGTTGAAGGACCTCGAGCTGTGGCAGCGGCGGTTGGCAGTGGTATTTCAGGGGCCCGTTCGGTTGCCGATGTCGGCGTCTGAGAACGTTCGCTTCGGTCGCCCCGCCGGGTCGGCTGATGCGGCGGCGGAGCGGGCGGGGGCGGCCGGCGTCATCGAAAGCTTGCCGCAGAGGTGGGACACCGTTCTGTCGGCGGAGTTCGACGGTGGGGTTGAGTTGTCCGGCGGGGAGTGGCAGCGGGTGGCGCTTGCGCGGGCCATGTACGCCGTCGAGCACGGGGCATCAGTACTGATCCTGGACGAACCGGCGGCACATCTGGACGCGCGTTCCGAGGCCGAGCTCTACCGGCGGTTCCTCGATCTCACGGACGGGTTGACCACGATCGTGATCTCGCATCGGTTCTCCACTGTGCGACAGGCGTCCACGATCGTCGTACTGGACGAAGGCCGCGTGATCGAGCAGGGCTCCCACGACGAGCTGCTCGAACGCGACGGCACCTACGCACACATGTTCCGCTTGCAGGCAGCACGTTTCGGGGAGCCGACGTGA